A single genomic interval of Trachemys scripta elegans isolate TJP31775 chromosome 3, CAS_Tse_1.0, whole genome shotgun sequence harbors:
- the MCM3 gene encoding DNA replication licensing factor MCM3 has translation MAAPPVGLEDAELREAQRDYLDFLDDEEDQGIYQSKVRDVISDNQYRLIVSINDLRRKNEKRANRLLSNAFEELVAFQRALKDFVASIDATYAKQYEEFYIGLEGSFGSKHVTPRTLTSCFLGCMVCVEGIVTKCSLVRPKIVRSVHYCAATKKTIERRYTDMTTLEAFPSSSVYPTKDEENNPLETEFGLSVYKDHQTITIQEMPEKAPAGQLPRSVDIVLDDDLVDRVKPGDRIQVVGTYRCLPGKKGGYTSGTFRTILIACHVKQMSKEVRPLYSASDVAKIKRFSKSRSKDVFDQLSRSLAPSIHGHEYIKKAILCMLLGGVEKVLENGSRIRGDINILLIGDPSVAKSQLLRYVLSTAPRAIPTTGRGSSGVGLTAAVTTDQETGERRLEAGAMVLADRGVVCIDEFDKMSDIDRTAIHEVMEQGRVTIAKAGIHARLNARCSVLAAANPVYGRYDQYKTPMENIGLQDSLLSRFDLLFIVLDQMDPEHDREISDHVLRMHRYRGPGEQDGDAMPLGSAIEILATDDPNVVQEEDQELQVYEKHDNLLHGPKRHKEKIVSMEFMRKYIHVAKIIKPVLTQESANYIAEEYSRLRSQDQMSSDIARTSPVTARTLETLIRLSTAHAKARMNKTIDLQDAEAAVELVQFAYFKKVLEKEKKRKKQAEDDTETEEEEEPEGGERRKKRRKKARPGDQEAKEGESYDPYDFSDTEEEMPEVQAHTPKTPEPAETGGSKKTELADSRLKAFKAGLLEVFRAAHAQSVGLKSLMESINRDNPDPFSAAEVKVALERMQDDNQIMMSDDIIFLI, from the exons ATGGCGGCCCCCCCGGTGGGGCTGGAGGACGCGGAGTTGCGAGAGGCGCAGCGCGACTACCTCGACTTCCTGGACGATGAG GAAGATCAGGGGATTTACCAGAGCAAAGTCCGGGATGTGATCAGTGACAATCAGTATCGTCTGATTGTCAGCATCAATGACCTACGGCGGAAGAATGAGAAGAGAGCCAACCG GCTCCTGAGCAATGCCTTCGAGGAGCTGGTCGCCTTTCAGCGCGCCCTGAAGGACTTTGTTGCCTCCATTGACGCCACGTACGCTAAGCAGTATGAGGAGTTCTACATCGGGCTCGAGGGCAGCTTTGGTTCCAAACACGTGACGCCCCGGACACTGACATCCTGTTTTCTGGGCTGCATGGTCTGCGTGGAGGGCATTGTCACAAAAT GCTCTCTGGTACGTCCAAAGATCGTCCGCAGTGTCCATTACTGCGCAGCTACCAAGAAGACCATTGAACGCCGATACACGGACATGACGACTCTTGAAGCTTTTCCATCCAGCTCTGTCTACCCCACCAAG GATGAAGAGAACAATCCCCTGGAGACGGAGTTTGGCCTCTCTGTCTACAAGGACCATCAAACCATCACCATCCAGGAGATGCCTGAGAAGGCCCCAGCTGGTCAGCTTCCTCGCTCTGTGGACATTGTTCTGGATGATGACCTGGTGGATAGGGTGAAGCCTGGGGACCGAATCCAGGTTGTTGGGACTTACCGCTGTCTGCCCGGGAAGAAGGGGGGCTACACATCAGGGACATTCAG AACCATTTTGATCGCCTGCCATGTGAAGCAGATGAGCAAAGAAGTTCGGCCTCTCTACTCTGCCTCTGATGTAGCCAAGATCAAGAGATTTAGCAAAAGTCGCTCAAAG GATGTCTTTGACCAGCTGTCGAGGTCTCTGGCCCCCAGTATCCACGGGCATGAGTATATCAAGAAGGCGATTCTCTGCATGCTGCTCGGAGGAGTGGAGAAGGTCCTGGAGAATGGGAGCCGCATCCGAGGAGACATCAACATCCTGCTGATCG GAGACCCTTCGGTCGCCAAGTCTCAGCTGCTGCGTTATGTGCTCTCCACAGCCCCCCGGGCCATCCCGACCACTGGCAGGGGCTCCTCCGGGGTTGGTCTGACTGCTGCCGTCACCACGGACCAAGAAACCG gTGAACGCCGCTTGGAAGCGGGAGCCATGGTCCTGGCTGACCGGGGCGTGGTCTGCATTGATGAGTTCGACAAGATGTCTGACATCGACCGCACCGCCATCCATGAGGTGATGGAGCAGGGCCGCGTGACCATTGCCAAGGCAGGCATCCATGCCAGGCTCAATGCCCGCTGCAGTGTGCTGGCTGCAGCCAATCCTGTCTACGGCAGG TACGATCAGTACAAAACTCCCATGGAGAACATCGGCCTTCAAGACTCCTTGCTGTCCCGATTCGATCTGCTCTTCATTGTCTTGGATCAGATGGACCCAGAGCATGACAGGGAGATCTCAGACCACGTCCTGCGAATGCACCGGTACCGAGGACCTGGCGAGCAGGATGGGGATG CCATGCCCCTGGGCAGCGCAATAGAGATCCTGGCTACGGATGATCCTAATGTGGTGCAGGAGGAGGACCAGGAGCTACAAGTGTATGAGAAACACGACAACCTTCTGCATGGTCCCAAGAGGCACAA AGAGAAGATAGTTAGCATGGAGTTCATGAGAAAATACATCCACGTGGCCAAGATCATCAAGCCGGTGTTGACCCAAGAGTCAGCGAATTACATAGCGGAGGAGTACTCCCGCCTCCGCAGCCAGGACCAGATGAGCTCCGACATCGCTAGG acCTCCCCTGTCACGGCCCGTACGCTGGAGACGCTGATCAGACTTTCCACGGCCCACGCGAAAGCCAGGATGAACAAAACAATCGACCTGCAGGACGCGGAAGCTGCTGTAGAGCTGGTGCAGTTCGCCTACTTCAAAAAG GTgctggagaaagaaaagaaacgcAAAAAGCAGGCGGAGGATGATACAGAGactgaagaggaagaggaacCAGAGGGTGGcgagagaaggaaaaagag GAGGAAGAAGGCACGCCCTGGGGATCAGGAAGCCAAGGAGGGGGAGTCTTATGACCCCTATGACTTCAGTGACACAGAAGAGGAAATGCCAGAAG TCCAGGCACATACCCCAAAGACCCCTGAACCTGCGGAGACTGGAGGGAGCAAAAAGACCGAGTTGGCTGACTCAAG GCTGAAAGCTTTCAAGGCTGGCCTCTTGGAGGTGTTCAGAGCTGCCCATGCGCAGTCTGTGGGTCTGAAGAGCCTGATGGAGTCCATCAACCGGGACAACCCTGACCCCTTCTCGGCAGCTGAAGTCAAGGTGGCATTGGAGCGCATGCAAGACGATAACCAGATCATGATGTCTGATGACATTATCTTCTTAATCTGA